In Botrytis cinerea B05.10 chromosome 3, complete sequence, the genomic stretch TTTCCCCTGCGGCGCATCGCGGATCATTCAGATCTCCAACACAGAGCAGTAGAAAGATTACCTGTTTCTGACTAAAAGTTTTATGACCAAATCATATCGACATTGTGTGGATTTTGTCATCGATAATTTCCGATGAGAACATTCCCATACTCTCTATTCCATCGCAAGTACTCTATAGACCGGTACATACCGACCAAGTGATGAAGCTAAACCACCATTAACGACACCTTCAAGCagaaacaatttcaataccGGTACTTTCGTTTCATTGATACATCAACTCTACCTCGAGtcattatatcaattgaagagaTAGATCCCGCATGCTCCAACGATGACGGACCCACTGCATAATGCTTATCCTAGATCACCGATACCTTCTACATCATCTTATGATTCATCTTCGGTATCTTCTGCGACCTCACCCAGGCCTCAAGGACTTTACGAAGGAGGATTAATGGGAGCTTCGCCACGGCCAATGACCGGAAACATCCCTCATCCACAACACATGGCAATGACTTCAGGGCTTCCGCCACCCGGACAAAGTCCTTTCCACCACAGTTACAGCTCTGCTACTACATCCCCAGGCGGAATGGGTATGGATTCCATAGCATCAACTGGGTCGTCAAGCGGCACTCCAGGCCCTTCTGTTGGACAAATGACATCGGCAAACATGCAAGCGCAAAAGCGAGCATATCGACAACGAAGAAAAGATCCAAGTTGTGATGCCTGTCGAGAACGTAAAGTTAAATGCGATGCAACGGAAACTAGTAGCTGTTCGGAGTGCTCTAGTAGGAATGTCAAATGTCAGTTTACGAAAGAGACAAATAGACGCATGTCTTCTATTAAACAGGTTCAAGATTTGGAGAAACAGATTGCCCAAGTCAAGCGCGAGAATAACCAATTGAGAGCTATGCTCAGTATGAAAGAGGATCaaatggatgttgatgaaggTTCGACTTCTATTTCTTTACCAGAGATTGGATCGCAACCTAAAAAGAGACCAAGAGCCCCTCTGCTACACGATTTGTCAAAAATACAATCAAGTATCGGGAATTATAGCCATGGAATCTTCAAAACTCCAGTTCCATACCGACAAACAGGATCACCAGTAAACAGGACTTCTTCACCTCCCGAACTGCCTGCCAAGCATCTCGCAGATCACCTCCTGAGAGCCTATTATTCTTCCATACATCTGGTAACACCCATATTACATTGGCCAAACTTTGAGCGCGAATATGAAGAAGTTTACAAAAAGGGCTCTTTGGAAAGTACATCGCAGAACTGGACTGCATTATTCTTTGCAGTGATGGCAGTGGGCGTTCTTTTCAGCACAGAGCCTAGTATTCAAAGACCTTACAAAGGTAAAGAATACATAGAACTATCCATGAACCTTACGGATCTTTGGAAGGACGATTACAGCATAGATCATGCACGCACAGCTCTTCTCATCAGTATATTTCTTTACGAAATGAATCTTAAATCAGCAGCGTGGATATGGCTTGGGTCAACTGTTCGAATAGGACAAGATTTGGGTCTTCATTGCGAGACGGGACCATGGCAATTAGTTGAAGATGAAATGCGCAGAAGAGTATGGTGGGGGGTCTATGTTTGGGACCGGCACATGTCTCTTGAGCTCGGAAGACCCCTTCTTATCGACGATGCAGATTGCGATGTTAACCTCCCAAACCCTATTGATGAATTTTATCTGGGCTATCGATCTCCACCCGCACCTCAAAACAGTGCACAAACAAGCCTGCCGTCAACCTATCTTCTTCCCATCATTCACACCATGCGCGCCGTAGGGCCTCTTCTCAAGACCCTCAAATTACCCATTATTCCCCCCTCCACAATTTCCATATTCGACACACATTTTACAAACTGCCTATCCGCTTTCCCACTTCCCTtccatctctcttcctccgACTCTCTCGAATCCACAACTATCGTCCCCATCTATCACCTCCTCAACGCACGTCTCCTACTTCACCGCCACAATCTCACCACATCTTCACCACCCGATCTACGCGCATCCGCTATCGAATCCTGTATCATAGATTCTATGAACAGTGCTTCTATAGTCTCTCGCGCTCTCCCTCAAAGTTCCACAAGTCCACTCTCCTCGCAAAATAGGAGCTGGGGCCAAAGTGCTAGCGCAATGGTATGTATGCATATATGGCGGTGCACCCTATTTTTACTGTTTGGAGGGCGATTCGACGCTGCTGCGACGTGTATTAGAGCGCTTGCTTATGTCGGATTCGAAAGAGAAGTTAATGTGGCTTGTGGAAGATACATTGGATTTTTCTTGGGTGTGTTGATTGATAAGAAAAGGAGTTCAGAAAACAAAAGTAGGGAGCAGGTGTATTTGGGTCAGAGTCCCAACCAGAGGGTAGGaagatttgatatggatgaagaagtatTAGTGTACTTGAGTGGAGATCTGCAAGGCGGAGAGGAGGGTTGGATTTGGCAGAACAGAGAagtgatggggatgaggagtCCGAATGTTGCTGGAGGAGCGGGTGTGACGAGTCCTACATTATCGAGAGAGGGAGATAGAGATAGGGAGATGGGAGGTATGAGTGGAGGACTTTTGGTGCTTGGAGAGGCGGAAGCGAGGGACTGGGGTGGGTGGGAAAGAGTGCAATATTTGGTAGATATTTTGGCTAGAGAATCTAACGCGTCTGGGCCCGTGTCAGGTTCTGGATCTCTCCCTGGACAGGGACAAGGACAAGGAAATGCATATTTGCCCGAGCCCCGAGGTATATTTGGTCTAGGCTTGGGTGTAGCTCCAGGAGTAGCAGGAGGAATGAGCGGCACAACAGGAGGATCAATGGGAGCGAGTGCAATGGGCCCAATTTCAGCAAAACCACAAACAAGCCCTCCAGCCCGAAGAGACGACAGAAATCGTGGCAACGAACGGATGAGTATTACAAACATCATCTGATCCCGAGATTCATCGAACGACGCATGAAACTCAACGGCTGATCTCCAGTTACCGCTCTATTCGATTTTACACCAGCAAAATCTACAAAACAAATATTTTCGttgtatataatttcatGTTTGTATTCTTTCTTGTCAAAGGAAGCGGAACTGAAAGGGGGGTATAGTGGGCGAGGTATTCGTGGGTAGTGGGTAATGTCCTTATATCTCACTCCGAACAGCAAGAGAACGGCGTTGGTATAGAGTGTGTTTGATGATTGCGCCGACAAAGGAAACGGAACATAGACAGATACCTTCTACCATTATGGATTTGGCGTGGCCCAaaagttttcttttgtttattttgcATATATATCCGCAGGCATTGCCGTCTGCTGTCGTTTAGTTTATGTTTATGTAGTGTGTAAAAGatagttataatatattatagtagTTAATTTGCGGAAATTGATGAACTCCTACGACTGATGGTGCTGTGAGTTGATTCATATAGTATGTGGGTGGTTAGAAAAATCCCAACTTTCGCGAGATGTTATCGAAGCAAACTCTACAAGAGATGTAATGCGAGGTCATTCTTGACACACAAGCCAGAATTTAGAACATGATATTTCAGAAGCAGAGCACCGTGAACTTCACTTGGGAAGTCCAGTGGTTGACCCCTTTCTTAAATCCTCAAAAGAGAATTGTCCCCTAATCTTTACACTTAGCAGCTGGTTTTCTGAATGGTCTAAGCTATTAGACCTACCCTTAAAAATGCACTCGCCCCGTGATCTCCCAAAGCATCTCAAGTCACCTCAAATTCGAAAAAAGGCAGATCCAAAGATTCACTAGAATCAAcccccctttccttcccacCAATTCACCACCCTCTCTCGCTTCCCTAGCATCCCTTTGAGaccttttgttgcatatctgataaatataattcaatattcaatggCCTAAACTGAATTGAGTAATACTGGATTTCTTTTACAGCTTTGTCGATATTGACGTTGGATAATTTTCAGATGTGTCAGCGAAAAGGTCACCGTATTTGCATATTCTTGCGTCACATGTTAACGTTCCATTTCGCGTCGCGTCTCTCAGCTTCTTCAACTCTCTCCGCGAAAAGAAATCGAATCGACATTACTGTTGCAATTATCTGCACATTCACGTCGCCCATCGCACATCATACATTGTACATCATACATAAGCAAGCTCGTAACCACCATCATCTTCCTTTCAATTGTCTATCCATTCACAAACATGCCCCCCAAACCATTCAACCCCCCTCGTCCCTCCGGGCAATCCAAGCCTCGCGGACGTCCCAAAGGCACAACTTCCACATCTACCacctccaaacccaaatctaCAGTCAAATCGGCAGTTTCTAAGCAACCCCGCGTTTCCAAAACTCCCACTCCTCAACTCGAAGACTCAGATTCAAGCTCAGAACtggaaaaagataaaaatgatgaaatggaagtCGACGAGGAAAGCGATGATCCATTCGCATCACAACCAACTATATCGAAAGGAAAAGCCAAAGCATCAACGTCAACATCTGCATCTACAACCAAACCCTCAATCTCCAAGGCAAAAGATAACGGCGATCCCCAATCCTCTGATTCCGAGCTGGAAATGATATCTCCCCCTCGTCCTGCTGCTCGCAACACCGCCTCAACATCCACGCACCAAAACCCCCATCACCAAAACTCAGCCGAAGAATCAGATTCGGATTCCGAAACCCGCACAACAATCCCTAATGATCTCCTCTCTAAAATCATGCATGAATTATTCGCTGAGCCTAATACGCGGATTTCGAAAGAAGCGAATAAAGCGGTGGGAAAATACATGGACACATTTGTTCGAGAGGCAATTGCGAGGGTTAGGTATACGGAGAGGGGCAGTGGAAGAGGTGGTGGGTTTTGGGAGGtggaagatttggagaagatggcgCCGCAGCTGTTGTTGGATTTTTGAGAGGAAGTGGGAGAGAGTTATAATTGgaagaatcaaaatgaaaattatggTTTGGGGCCCTTCAATGGAAAGAATGTTTATCTACAAGAAACTATTTCTCTAGGAAGGCACTATGGTGAGATTTGGCGTTACCGGGAGATATGAGGGGTCTGTTAACGGGTGGTTTTCCTTCATATAGAGTTATTATCTGTTATATATCCTCACAATAGTTTTCATGAATGAAGTCAAGGAGCCATCTATGCTTGATCTGCATATTAGTCAGGAAAGGTAGCTATTCTGTGCATTTGACTCTAATACAAACAAGCACGTCACAAGTACATGATAACGAAAAGTCATATGGATATGAGAGACATCATCTATTCTATCTCATCATGATACATCGCTTTATCATCCAGcgaaataaacaaacaaaagtAGAGAACAACTCTCCATACGCCATCATCGCGTCCCGTCCACAGGATCGCGGTATAATGCATATATGCATAGTGATACATTAACAAATCATCATACTCTTTCTCGTCCGCATTATTTCCACCAAGCCTACTTTTCTCCCATCTTTCGAAcatttctctttcatcaTCCAGCATTCAACTTATCGATCAACCTCTCACAACAAAACCATTACACCAGCTCCAAGCGCACCCATATAGCCCATCACATTCTGCGCTCCAAATTTATTTCCAGCATTCGCAGTAGCGGCCGCAAGAGACGTGCTGGATGTAGCTGTTCCGGATGCAGCTGCAGCTGCAGATGAATCTCCGCTGTTACTTGACGATGTACCTGAGGCTGGAGAGAGTGTTGTTGCCGTAGATGAGGAGTCTGAGCCTGAAGAGCCGGACGAGGAACCAGACGAGGAGCCCGTTGATCCCGAAGAGCCTGAATTGGAAGTCGAGGaagtggaagaagaggaagacgaagTACCATCAATTGTAGGGGCAAGATTTTGTGTGGCTTTTGCTGCTAATCCTGCGTAATTTGCGAGCGAGCGGGTTGAGTTTGCTGCAGTGCTGTGAGGTGTTAGTATAAATCATATATTCAATGAAGGGATGAAAACTAACTTCTCATTGACTACCAAAACCATCCCATTTTGACAATGCTTTCCTTGACTACAATAAAACCACAACGGTGTGGCGACTTTGACAGGCATGCTGAATACTGGTACCATACCCGTACTATTCAATCCAGCAGCTACACTCATATAGCCACTGAAAACGCCAGTGTTATTTGAGCTTTGGCTAATTGGAACGCAAGGTGCGTCGAAAGTGGATTGGGTGACGGTGTGGTTTCCGGCCGcgaattgaaattggattGTATCGCCTACTTTGGCGGAAATGTTGTCGGGGAAATATCTAAGTGCAGTGCTATTGTTGGCCTGGCCGACGCGGACTATATGGGTTTGAGAGCCGGTTGTGTTTGTTGCAGCTGAAGGAAGGGTTAGTTGGACCAGAGAGAAGTAATGCATAAGACTTACCATAGACAGTGCTGATGCTCAGGGCGGAAACGAGGAGAGGCTGTATGAAAtgcattttgaaagaatgatttGTTATGAAGTTAGAGAACCACTGTATGAATTtgcttttaaaatttaaaaaaacagAATAGAATAATGGCGACTGGCGCTTGAGAATGAAAAATGTATGTATATCGTACTCGCCGACAAAACAATTAAAGAATACGTATATGTTGTACCGGATAGtaagaagaatgaagagagaaagaaatagTAGACAAAGTAAAAAGCCaagagattgatatcaaaaaacaaaacctacgtcgagggaaaaggaaggcATAATTAAGCAAAAACGAAGATCGAATGATCTTCAATATGCTTGTCTGATTGTTCCAGCCTTGGTGATACACATGactaaaattcaatacaattcCTTCTTCCAAGAACTTTCAAGGACATCGTGAAGGTTGGGGTTGTAACAAAAATGACTATGAAGTGTTTGGGGAAGGGAGGTTTAAAACTCCAGGGGTTAGGTCCTTTGACGGGAAGCAAAACTACGGATGATGATTGAGATAAGATGACAGGAGTGAAGGCTTGGCATGCAAATCTCTTTCGAAGTTGAGATGGTGTGTATCAGGTTTGTATGTCTTGCTTGAAAGTTAAATAAATGGAGATAATTGGGGTAATATGTGTAAGGCTGGGCCTGGATGGTATGTTGGCTCTTCCTTCAGCCTCTTTGCATAATTGCAATATTTCGCCAATGATAGGGGGCTAGCCTAACTTCAGATGTATGTAcatctttcttcaacgaCTGTGTGCAAATATTCGATTCGCACCCAGATGTCAATTTCGCTTCCTCGATAGCAACACAGCATCATTACTGCCCATGTAAAAGAAAGTCGGTCTTTTCATCCTATTGCCAACCCTTTCCTCTCGCCGGCTTCAATCTCGTCCGTCCATGGCATTGTAAGCAAGCGAGTACATGAAGCACGGAGGTGTATCAGCCCCGACAACCTTAAAACGTCCCAAGTTTCAATAACTTGGGTTGAATATACGACTGTACGTTGATATCGTCTGATTATACGTTCTTTTAAGGTTTTGAGCGGGTGGGTGATGGGACCGTTTTTCCATGATATGATAGAAAATTGTTGAGATGAATCATTGACGCGTTTGAACTTGAGATAACATTCGGTGAGGGTTGAAGGATCGCAAGGTCGTGTCACGGGCGTCCAGATCACGTGATCATAGGGCTAATTATACTTGGCAATTATATCGCCAAATAACATCTCTAGCAATGATTCTTGTTCATATCTTGTGTATTTTCATATTGTATTGTGAAAACTCTCAACCAGGGTTTTGGTCTCGATGCAGACATCCTTTGTGCAATTTCTGTTATTATTCTGAAATtcattgtttgatttgtttgacATTTAATCAACTTGTAGACACCTTAAGGATCAAACCGTCCTGACAGGATAAAGATGTTGATGGCGGATCACTTCCAACCAACGTCCAATTGTCTACCTACTTATGAGATCCATCTCGCCTCATTTGGCTGTCATTGCAGCATCACTCGGTCATGAGCTCCAATTAAAAAATGATATCTTGGCAAGGGTGAGGGGGATAAGACAAGGTAGTTCTACCGACGCGGAGCTGAAAGTTCAGGGCCCATCTTGCCACACAGTAGTATATCTGTACCTGTGAAATGTCGCaagttttccattcttcacgacgcaattttcaaaatgctcgatccattcttctctcctccaaaGACCTTTGGCACGAAAGTGCAAGTCTTGGCTGATTTTTTGGACTTGCAAACGTTGCCGTACCACATGCATGAAATAATTATCGCATTTTGTTTCTACACCATAGTCGATACCTATGTATCCCAAATTATTTCATCTCGACTATTTCCAAAAATATACCCATCGCTTTCCCATCGAGTCAAGATCAATTGGAACATTCATTTCGTCTCATTCGTTCAATCTACTGTGATCTGTTTATTGGCCCTGTGGGTGCTATGGACAGATGATGAACGATGGGATATGGACTGGAGGGGAAGAATATGGGGATACACTGGCGCTGGAGGTCTTGTCCAAGCTTTTGCTATGGGCTATTTCTTGTGGGATTTGATGGCTAGTGTTGTCCATCTAGATTCTCTTGGATGGAGCTCGTTAATACACGCCATCTGTGCACTTTTAGTGGTTGGCATTGGTTTTGtgagtttatatattttttggtTTCTACATAAACACGTATCCATCATCACTATACTGTATTAAGCTAATACAGCAAATGCTTAGAGACCATTCGCGAATTATTATGGCCTGAACTTCGTCCTTTATGAACTCTCCACCCCGTTCCTCAATATTCACTGGTTCTTCGATAAGCTCAATATGACGGGCTCCAAAGCGCAACTTTACAATGGCATAGTACTCCTCGTTACGTTCTTTTCATGTCGTCTTGTATGGGGTGTCTACCAATCTGCAAGACTATATCATGATCTATGGAGCTCTTTCCATACCTCTCGTGCGATAATTGCCCCGGAACCGCGATTCTCTGGTGGTTCAGAATGGGAGCTCTTTAGATTCCTCGGAGAATCCAAAGAGCTGTCGCTACCAACATGGTTAGCGTGGGGATATCTGGCAACGAACACTATATTGACACtcttgaatttctattgGTTTAATCAGATGGTTTCCGCGGTATCGAAAAGGTTTTccaagaaaggaaagcaCACACGAGTAGATAAGAAAGAGTAGAATTTCTGAAATATCATCAGGTAAATCCTTGCAGGCGACTTGCTACAGGCTAGATTTGATTACGCAATAAGAAGAATTCAAGATATTCTCTCTCATTTTGTCATAAAGTCACCAATTTAAGTACACAGTAGAGTGGTAGATTTAAATATGTGCAAGAATATATTCAAGACCGTGTTGGGCTTAAATCGTTTCCTCAGTACATTCAATAGTCTGCTAGTACTTTAATCGAACCGCGAGCTAGACAAACTAAATAAAGTTCTCTAGAACCATATACGCAGTCCGAATTATTGGATACACTGTGTTTACTAGCTGGAGGTCCTAAGAGAAGCTTGAACATTATATCAACCTTTTGTCGTATGTGTGTACTTGAAGGCCCCCTTAAATAAGATCGCGCCCCCCCTTTCCTCCAGACTACAGTGGCGCAAATTCCTCGCAACATTTTGAACAAATCAAATACATTGGAATGTATCCGAATGTATATGGTCAAAAGCTCTCAAAAGCCCAGCCATGTGTGCTAATCCCGCAAAAATAACCATAAAATGGAGAATCTGATG encodes the following:
- the Bczfr1 gene encoding Bczfr1; translated protein: MTDPLHNAYPRSPIPSTSSYDSSSVSSATSPRPQGLYEGGLMGASPRPMTGNIPHPQHMAMTSGLPPPGQSPFHHSYSSATTSPGGMGMDSIASTGSSSGTPGPSVGQMTSANMQAQKRAYRQRRKDPSCDACRERKVKCDATETSSCSECSSRNVKCQFTKETNRRMSSIKQVQDLEKQIAQVKRENNQLRAMLSMKEDQMDVDEGSTSISLPEIGSQPKKRPRAPLLHDLSKIQSSIGNYSHGIFKTPVPYRQTGSPVNRTSSPPELPAKHLADHLLRAYYSSIHLVTPILHWPNFEREYEEVYKKGSLESTSQNWTALFFAVMAVGVLFSTEPSIQRPYKGKEYIELSMNLTDLWKDDYSIDHARTALLISIFLYEMNLKSAAWIWLGSTVRIGQDLGLHCETGPWQLVEDEMRRRVWWGVYVWDRHMSLELGRPLLIDDADCDVNLPNPIDEFYLGYRSPPAPQNSAQTSLPSTYLLPIIHTMRAVGPLLKTLKLPIIPPSTISIFDTHFTNCLSAFPLPFHLSSSDSLESTTIVPIYHLLNARLLLHRHNLTTSSPPDLRASAIESCIIDSMNSASIVSRALPQSSTSPLSSQNRSWGQSASAMVCMHIWRCTLFLLFGGRFDAAATCIRALAYVGFEREVNVACGRYIGFFLGVLIDKKRSSENKSREQVYLGQSPNQRVGRFDMDEEVLVYLSGDLQGGEEGWIWQNREVMGMRSPNVAGGAGVTSPTLSREGDRDREMGGMSGGLLVLGEAEARDWGGWERVQYLVDILARESNASGPVSGSGSLPGQGQGQGNAYLPEPRGIFGLGLGVAPGVAGGMSGTTGGSMGASAMGPISAKPQTSPPARRDDRNRGNERMSITNII